Proteins from a single region of Acidovorax sp. NCPPB 3576:
- a CDS encoding EF-hand domain-containing protein, protein MSKEAETLSGVASHSVAASARGGAGRSALPSSTGGSVSAQKFGELLTQFGATEAQKEQLTAGFDANHDGKISQDEFMKGLGDTSGAKTGASELSQAILQLMDQDGNANGVVDGKEFAKFSMAFVAAEKRPA, encoded by the coding sequence TTGAGCAAAGAGGCCGAGACGCTGTCCGGCGTCGCGAGCCACAGCGTGGCTGCCTCGGCCCGGGGCGGGGCGGGGCGGTCTGCGCTCCCCTCATCGACGGGAGGCTCGGTCTCTGCGCAGAAGTTCGGGGAGCTGCTCACCCAGTTCGGCGCGACCGAAGCCCAGAAAGAGCAGTTGACGGCTGGCTTCGATGCCAATCACGACGGCAAGATCTCCCAGGACGAATTCATGAAGGGCCTGGGAGACACGTCCGGTGCCAAGACAGGCGCCAGCGAACTGTCCCAGGCCATCCTGCAATTGATGGATCAGGACGGCAATGCCAATGGCGTAGTGGATGGCAAGGAGTTTGCGAAGTTCTCGATGGCGTTCGTCGCGGCCGAGAAACGGCCTGCCTGA
- a CDS encoding alpha/beta fold hydrolase: MDTVPNLLQSAGRDSESSWKNVPTQAIGAGDVRFAYRELGKHHGGTPVVFLTHLAAVLDNWDPRIVDGMAASHHIVAFDNRGVGASSGSPSNSIEAMASDAIAFIQAMGFEQVDLVGFSMGGMIAQEIVLQQPQRVRRMILAGTGPAGGEGISKVAAVANYDLLRGLFSSQDPKQFLFFTRTPNGIEAGQAFLARLAERTDNRDKEISPTAYMAQLWALYAWGQKPPADLSAVQQPVLVVNGDDDRMVPTANTYDLARRLPHSELVIYPDAGHGALFQFHEDFVLKSLRFLQ, from the coding sequence ATGGACACCGTACCCAACCTGCTGCAGTCAGCGGGCCGAGATTCCGAGTCTTCCTGGAAGAACGTGCCCACCCAGGCCATCGGGGCCGGCGATGTGCGTTTTGCATACCGGGAGTTGGGAAAGCACCACGGCGGCACGCCCGTGGTATTCCTGACCCATCTGGCCGCAGTCCTGGACAACTGGGACCCACGGATCGTGGATGGCATGGCAGCAAGCCACCACATCGTCGCCTTCGACAACCGCGGCGTCGGGGCCTCCAGTGGCTCGCCGTCGAACTCCATCGAGGCCATGGCGAGCGATGCCATCGCCTTCATACAGGCGATGGGATTCGAGCAGGTCGATCTCGTCGGATTTTCGATGGGCGGCATGATCGCCCAGGAGATCGTTCTGCAACAGCCACAACGGGTCCGCAGGATGATCCTTGCGGGAACGGGCCCTGCGGGGGGCGAAGGCATCAGCAAGGTAGCGGCGGTGGCCAACTATGACCTTCTTCGAGGTCTGTTCAGCAGCCAGGACCCGAAGCAATTCCTTTTCTTCACGCGCACGCCCAATGGCATCGAAGCGGGCCAGGCATTTCTGGCTCGCCTCGCAGAACGCACGGACAACCGGGACAAGGAAATTTCCCCGACGGCCTACATGGCGCAGCTATGGGCGCTCTATGCCTGGGGGCAGAAACCGCCCGCCGATCTGTCGGCGGTCCAGCAGCCGGTTCTGGTGGTCAACGGCGACGACGACCGGATGGTCCCGACGGCCAATACCTACGATCTGGCAAGGCGCCTTCCCCACAGCGAACTCGTGATCTATCCCGATGCCGGCCATGGCGCACTTTTTCAGTTCCATGAGGATTTCGTCCTGAAGTCGCTGAGATTCCTTCAGTAA
- a CDS encoding SDR family oxidoreductase, with amino-acid sequence MKIENAVVLVTGANRGIGLAFSRELLARGARKVYAAARNPASVTLPGVQALQLDVTDRGQIAAAAVLAADVTLVINNAGIAQPGGFLAQDSEEVTRRLFETNVFGVLNMSKAFAPVLQANGGGAFLNVLSVASWVNGGELAAYSASKSAAWSLTNALRHELSAQKTQVLGLHMAYVDTDLTRGFEVPKSSPEEIVRRALDGLEAGEDEVLADTLTQQVKQGLTAPGPAYLPQVG; translated from the coding sequence ATGAAAATCGAAAATGCTGTCGTCCTCGTCACCGGTGCCAATCGCGGAATCGGCTTGGCCTTCTCGCGTGAACTGCTCGCCCGCGGCGCCCGAAAGGTGTACGCCGCCGCGCGCAATCCCGCGTCCGTCACGCTGCCCGGGGTGCAAGCCTTGCAGCTGGACGTGACCGATCGCGGCCAGATCGCCGCTGCGGCCGTTCTGGCCGCTGATGTGACGCTGGTCATCAACAACGCAGGCATCGCCCAGCCCGGCGGCTTTCTGGCGCAAGACAGTGAAGAAGTGACCCGCCGTCTCTTCGAGACCAATGTCTTTGGCGTGCTCAACATGAGCAAAGCCTTTGCTCCCGTGCTGCAAGCCAACGGCGGCGGCGCATTCCTCAATGTGCTGTCGGTGGCTTCGTGGGTCAACGGGGGTGAACTGGCCGCCTACTCGGCGAGCAAGTCGGCCGCCTGGTCGTTGACCAATGCCCTGCGCCACGAGTTGAGCGCGCAGAAAACCCAGGTGCTGGGCCTGCACATGGCCTACGTGGACACCGACCTCACACGCGGGTTCGAAGTGCCCAAGAGCAGCCCCGAAGAGATCGTCCGCCGTGCACTCGACGGGTTGGAAGCCGGTGAAGACGAAGTGCTGGCCGACACGCTGACCCAGCAGGTCAAGCAGGGGCTGACCGCACCGGGTCCGGCCTATCTGCCCCAGGTTGGATGA